aatagtaatcaacacatatttcacatgttatcgggtatacaacaagcttaaatagtataatatttcaattctacttttatattctcaattaagtacacaatcataattctcacatattcacacatctaatcaaataagtattcaaacttcactcgtttcaattaacaaactcatacacatatcacaactacatcaacttcacatactcaattatcgcataattttaatgtgactcaatgcaaggtaTGTGACGCAATGCacgtggtaccgaattgtgaacccaaggtttcaccgctttccgattcaatatctagaatccaagccacgcttctgatccggacaagaccaaagcccaccaaatgtaaacatatagtttaccgcctccgattcactctagaatctaagcctcgcttatgtttcaaagcaaaccacctttgtttcaaggcatccatgatatgaatgtatgtacaatgtaaatcaaacatatgcaattaagatcatctctactatcttaatatttagcatatcacaataattcactcaatgaattatccacaatattgtacacaacattctcatcacataagcattattcacatataataatcaACACACAATTCCAATCCACCATTTTAATTAATACTAGTCATTAATATTTATCACATGCTAATTcataatttatcaattatatAGAATTTACTCTTTTCATGATAACTAAGAAACCATTAGGAGTATACCATCTAACTACTCCTAAAAGTTCAACTGAGAAAATAATACCCATAGAACACATTCATTCACtacttagtatatatatatatatatatatatatatatatatatatatatatatatatatatattcatcctaGGAACTTTTTTTTTCGTTTCTAGTCAAAACAGAACAGGCCTAGAGAAAAGATAAGATATTAATTCATTCTTCAATAATGCGCTACAGTAGAGGGAGGTACTACAAGGGTGTTCGTTTCTTTCAATTGGCCAAAGTGGTGAACAGGGCACATTTCATTGACTAAGGGACATACTAATTCACCTCATATAACCTCGCTACAGTAAGTTAGGCGAGTATATATTCATTCTTCCCATTAGCATGCGCTACAGTGGGTGTATGTATTACATCACCATTTAATCTCAACTCTAGTAGTAATGTCATTTTCCATATAAAATACACTAAAGCATGTAGCCATAATAACCACTTCTCATTAATGTCGCTACAGTATGTAGCTCATGGACTTGTTCCTAAGTAAAAACGAAATGCTACAGTAGCCTTAAGGAAATAACTACACACGTTTCATTATTAACACCTAGGATATGTagcttccttcttttcttttctttttaataatgACATGAACCGTATGGCTACTGTGGGAAGAGTATTACAAGTGGTACATTCATTTAGTAAATGTTAGTATGGCCCACGCCTTAGTTAGCCAAGAGGGAACATCCACATGCCAAATCTTGCCTAAAAGAAACAAGGAGAAATTGGAAAACGGTGCATTCCCAGCATATATGCGACATACATTATCGCCTACAGACACCGCCATTGGTCATCATCACCACGTGTGATGTCACTCGGTAACCTATAAGTCATTCCTATTCCACTTCATTTTCATGGTTATATGAACACAGTACTGTTCATTCCGGTATAAGTcttaaatttctaaaatttcagTATATTAATAGAGATTAAACACATATATTATAAGATTCACCATGAACAAATATAGCTATAATAATCTACCAATcaccccattatactagcccacaatgatttggaattctcccccttacctcttgatttctcctccaaaaccctagttcctcttcttgttcctctcctccacttctattcttcaaaaccaacaaaatgatAAAATGATTCCTCTACCCCTTATTTccctcttactatctttatttattatattgggctttaaaattaATAGCACCCCCCAATTGCTTATAACtataataaataggcccaattaatctaactctctaataatttaattaattctattaaacaccaatgcactcaagtttaattaatcaaattattaattaagtctcataataattaaataattaattaactctctaaaaaaaatatataaaatattataataaaataaatactaaaaaaacaggttgttacaactctccccaacttaaaagattttcggcctcgaaaatttACCTCAAACGAAtaactccggatacgattccctcatcttatcctcgagttcccaagtgatgtTGCCATTGGCGACTCCACCCCATACCACTTTCACCAAAGTgatctccttaccacgaagcttcttcacttcCCGATCTTCAATCCGCATAGGTGTTGTATCAACCGTTAAATTATCTCTTACTAGAACATCATCCAACTGAACAtcatgcgatggatccgcaatatacctcctcaattgagatacatggaacacatcatggagattagaaagagacggtggcaatgcaatccgataaGCTACATCACCTACCCTTTCCGAAATTtggtaaggaccaataaaacgtggTGTTAACTTACGTGACTTCAACGCTCTACCAACTCTCGTTATTGGCGTAACAcgaagaaacacatgatcatccttctcaaactcaagagctTTCCTTCTCTTATCATGGTAGCTCTTTTGGCGACTTTGAGaaaccttcatcttctcttgaatcatcttaatcttatccgtagtctcttgaatcaattcgggtccaaccacaacactctctcccgactcataccaacataaaggagttctacacctcctaccataaagcgcttcgaaaggtgccattccaatacttgaatggaaactgttgttataagtaaactcaatcaaaggcaagaaactatcccaacttcctccttgttccaaaacacaagaccttaAGAGATCCTCAagtgactgaatagtcctctccgtttgaccatcagtttgcggatggtACGCTGAGCTCAAACGCAACTTTGTACCCAatgcactttgcaaaccttcccaaaatctcgaagtgaacctcggatctctattcgaaacaatactcgacggaataccatgcaagcACACAATTCTCTTGATGTATAACTTAGCAAGCCTCTCCattgaataatccatcctcatcggaataaaatgagcacatttagtcaatctatccacaacgacccaaattgcctcacaattactcgatgtcctcggcaaaccagagaCAAAATCCATGgatatactatcccatttccactcgggaatagataacggttgcatcaaaccagacggtttttgatgttcgatctttgacttttgacaagtcaaacaagaatacacaaattccgctatgtccttcttcataccttgccaccaaaacattttcctcagatcttgatacattttagtagcgcccggatgaatactcaaaccacttctatgcccttcctcgagaattctctttctcaagtccgtaacatctggaacacaaaCTCGATTACGACACTTCataataccattctcatcaattcgaaAGTCACCACctcttccttgattaatcaatgtgaaTCGATCAACCAAACCCAAATCAGATTTCTGTCCTTCTCgaatctcatccaaaataccactagtaagcttcaacataccaagcttcacACCACTAGAAGTCTCTTCGCATaacaaactcaagtctctaaattgttccaataATTCAAACTCTCgaaccatcaacatagacatgtgtaatgacttcctactcaatgcatcggctacaacattcgctttaccaggatggtagttTAGACCAAAAtcgtagtccttcaagaattccaaccatcttttttgtctcatattcaactccttctgatcgaacaagtacttcaagctcttgtgatcactaaacacatcaaaccttgacccaaacaaataatgtctccaaagctttaacacaaacaccacagctgccaactccaaatcatgtgtaggataattcctctcatgaactttgagttgccttgaagcataagctacaacttgtcccTTTTGCATTAGAACACCTCCCAATCCTAACAAAGAAGCATCACAGTAAACCACAAAAGGTTCTAACGGATCCGGTAAAATCAAAATGGGAGcagaagtcaatcttctcttGAGTTCTTGGAAATTctcttcacattgcgaagtccaaataaaGGCTTGACCCTTTCTAGTCATCTGCgtcaacggtaacgacaacttcgaaaacccttcaatgaacttcctgtaataaccagccaacccaagaaaacttctaatctcagcaaCAGACTTAGGTGCCTCCCATTGGGATACAGCCTCAATCTTCGAAGgatcaacagaaatacctccacttgaaatcacatgcccgagaaagcttacttcacttaaccaaaactcacatttagatagcttagcaaacaacttcttctctttcaacacggaTAGAACAACTCTCAAGTGCTCAGCAtgctcttcttcactcttagagtaaatcaagatgtcatcaatgaataccacaacaaacttatccaggtagtcatgaaagatcctattcatatattccatgaacacaccaggtgcattaatcacaccaaacggcatcacagaatattcgtaatgaccatacctcgtccgaAAAGCAGTTTTCTGAATATCCTCAGCTCTAACGCGAATCTGATGAtaaccagacctcaaatcaatcttgctaaacacacatgctccaaccaactgatccatcaattcatcaattctcggaagtggataacggttcttaatcgtcactttgttcaattgtctataatcaacacataatttcatcgaaccttctttcttcttgaccaatagaacaggtgcaccccacggcgatacactaggacgaataaatctcttctcaagcaactcttcaagttgactcttcaactctttcaactcagaagcagacatcctatatggagccatcgatacgggactagttccaggaactaaatcaatcgaaaactcaacttctcgTTCTGGTGGTAAATCAATTATATCatcaggaaatacctccgcaaatTCACAAACTATAGGCAATTCCTCAATGGTTCTCTTCTCGCGCACATCTAAGGTTGCtaacaacataaacaattcagcTCCACTCTGAACTGATTCGTCGACTTGCTTAGCGGACAAGAATAAATCTTCTTTAACACAATTCTCGGGAAAGATGATcgtcttatcaaaacagttgatatacacatgattaaattccaaccaattcatacccaaaatcacatcaagttgttcTAAAGGAAGACAAACTAAATCGATCCTGAAATccctaccaaagatactcaatggACAATTCAGACAtacataagaagtagaaacagaacccatagcaggtgtatcaatgaccatacttctacgcatatcagataatacaagattcaatcttctagcacaatccaaggaaatgaaagaatgtgtcacACCAGTATCAAtcatagcaatcaaaggtgtaccattaatgaagcacgtACCTTGAATTAGCCTCTCATCAGTAGTGGCTCCTGCACCAGACAATGCGAACACTTTTCCTTttgcttgctccttctttggcttgtcaCATTTTGTACTAACGTGGCCTTTctctccacagttgaaacaagtcacatTCGAACCACCTCTACAATTAGTAGCTATGTGACCatacttgccacacttgaaacaagtagtaACCTCTTTCTTGCACTCAGCAGCTTTATGACCCTCAACTCCACATTTGAAACACTTAGGTGAAGTAGAAGATCCTCCCcaacttggcttcttgccaaaaccggcttgtttcctcttgtcatcatacggtttcccacgatcCTGATTCTTTCCTTTCAGACTCTTGTAGATAGAGGCACTCtctctactatcctcatcataaatccgactcttgttaaccaactcagtaaaacgggtaatctgttggtaaccaatAGCCTTCTTTATATCATGTCTCAagccattcacaaacttcaaacatttAGATCTCTCAGCATTAGCAGTATTATAGTggggacaatacttgataagctcctGAAACTTAGCAGCATAAACAGCAAcggtaccatttccttgcttcaactcaaggaactccacctctttcttcccacgacaatcttcaggaaaatagttctccaagaagacatcacggaaaagatcccaagtaaccTCAATGCCATCTTCTTCAAACCTCTGAAGAGTGTTGTTCCACCAATcttcagcttccttttccagcatatgagtaccaaactgcactctctgAGCATCAGTACAGTTCATAACTCTGaagatcttctcaatcgccttcagccaagcttgagctttatcagGTTCATGTTCACCTTCAAAAAcaagaggattgttcctctggaatctccctaaagcacggtactcatcatcatctccatttcGGTTACCAGCATTCGCTTGAGGAATCTGACCAATGGAGCCAGCCAACATCCTCAACGCTtcagcaatagcatcatcatttctgcctgcaaccatcgtcctaatcaaccaaacaaccagacaaacagtatcgatcgtgtcagatacacaaatcaaatacaacaagATAAGAAAACATTAAAGACTATTgacaactggtcgaccatgctctgataccactaatgtaacacccctttttataccccaaatatttaacatataatcagagaataacatgcatataattcaaaagggcgtcacattgatgcttttagaataactaaaaaccttaaaaaaaaactgacagcatttatctacacagcacaatactcctggtcattttaataacacttaatatcaaatcacaatttaacctggatatgcattcacagcggaaatatatgatactcatgtgatttataatgattcatgtcccataccacgTTCATACATCGACTAGTAGTCTCGatccaacataaaacataatcaaaaggtttggcttgtaagcctctcaaaagacatgtaaccaataaataagttcaccagtcatagcataatacatacacaaacataacatgagttcaatacacctagtctacccagtgttacatgaccagagcatcgactcactacctaatctccaataaccaaggaagaaacTCCCGCTAGatcacacgcggctactaaactccagaacctgcatgtcgccgaacgaggcaacattaaaacagaagggtgagaatacgaaccattatgaagaaagtataacagaatataatggttaaatcaacacttcaagtaattagtcatactaCGTAAAACggaatagataatagtaatcaacacatatttcacatgttatcgggtatacaacaagcttaaatagtataatatttcaattctacttttatattctcaattaagtacacaatcataattctcacatattcacacatctaatcaaataagtattcaaacttcactcgtttcaatttacaaactcatacacatatcacaactacatcaacttcacatactcaattatcgcataattttaatgtgactcaatgcaaggtaTGTGacgcaatgcatgtggtaccgaattgtgaacccaaggtttcaccgctttccgattcaatatctagaatccaagccacgcttccgattcggacaagaccaaagcccaccaaatgtaaacatatagtttaccgcctccgattcactctagaatctaagcctcgcttatgtttcaaagaaaaccacctttgtttcaaggcatccatgatatgaatgtatgtacaatgtaaatcaaacatatgcaattaagatcatctctaccatcttaatatttagcatatcacaataattcactcaatgaattatccacaatattgtacacaacattctcatcacataagcattattcacatataataatcaACACACAATTCCAATCCACCATTTTAATTAATACTAGTCATTAATATTTATCACATGCTAATTcataatttatcaattatatAGAATTTACTCTTTTCATGATAACTAAGAAACCATTAGGAGTATACCATCTAACTACTCCTAAAAGTTCAACTAAGAAAATAATACCCATAGAACACATTCATTCACtacttagtatatatatatatatatatatatatatatatatatatatatatatattcatcctaGGAACTTTTTTTTCGTTTCTAGTTAAAACAGAACAGGCCTAGAGAAAAGAGAAGATATTAATTCATTCTTCAATAATGCGCTACAGTAGAGGGAGGTACTACAAGGGTGTTCGTTTCTTTCAATTGGCCAAAGTGGTGAACAGGGCACATTTCATTGACTAAGGGACATACTAATTCACCTCATATAACCTCGCTACAGTAAGTTAGGCGAGTATATATTCATTCTTCCCATTAGCACGCGCTACAGTGGGTGTATGTATTACATCACCATTTAATCTCAACTCTAGTAGTAATGGCATTTTCCATATAAAATACACTAAAGCATGTAGCCATAATAACCACTTCTCATTAATGTCGCTACAGTATGTAGCTCATGGACTTGTTCCTAAGTAAAAACGAAATGCTACAGTAGCCTTAAGGAAATAACTACACACGTTTCATTATTAACACCTAGGATATGTagcttccttcttttcttttctttttaataatgACATGAACCGTATGGCTACTGTGGGAAGAGTATTACAAGTGGTACATTCATTTAGTAAATGTTAGTATGGCCCACGCCTTAGTTAGCCAAGAGGGAACATCCACATGCCAAATCTTGCCTAAAAGAAACAAGGAGAAATTGGAAAACGGTGCATTCCCAACATATATGCGACATACATTATCGCCTACAGACACCGCCATTGGTCATCATCACCACGTGTGATGTCACTCGGTAACCTATAAGTCATTCCTATTCCACTTCATTTTCATGGTTATATGAACACAATACTGTTCATTCCGGTATAAATCTTAAATTTCCAAAATTTCAGTATATTAATAGAGATTAAACACATATATTATAAGATTCACCATGAACAAATATAGCTATAATAATCTACCAAGcaccccattatactagcccacaatgatttgggattctcccccttacctcttgatttctcctccaaaaccctagttcctcttcttgttcctctcctccacttctattcttcaAAACCAGCAAAATGATAAAATGATTCCTCTACGCCTTATTTccctcttactatctttatttattatattgggctttaaaattaATAGCACCCCCAATTGCTTATAactctaataaataggcccaattaatctaactctctaataatttaattaattctattaaacaccaatgcactcaagtttaattaatcaaattattaattaagtctcataataattaaataattaattaactctctaaaaaaaatatataaaatattataataaaataaatactaaaaaaacgGGTTGTTACACGCACAAGTTGGCAAAATGTCAAGAAATACATGAAACCCTAAATGATGAATTTTGGATTTCTTgattaatgggcctaagattttcaCTTCAAACTTATTCACATCCCAAATAAAGACCTCTAAATCCATTCTTCTatttcctattatttttatttcttttatattgaattttatccaattaaattcaatttaaattaaataaatgatggagatatTCTAAGGGATGCACAAGGATTATTTTTCAATCAAGTCATGATCACAATATCATTGAAATTCGTTTGGTTTGATGATAGAAAAATATTGgataaaaatagagagaaaatcatgtgattttaatcaattttctttCTCTCAAAGCACAAAGAGTCCAAGCCCACAAGAACCCTAATAGAggccatatatattctaaaataatTCAGAAGCAGAGGGGGAGACGAAAAATTGAAgaggaggcataggattcaaGGTTGCAAAATTACATCAAACTAGGGCATGAGTGTAAGTCTTTCTCAGCGAGTTTCAATCCATTCCAGTTGTCCCAATttactcctaaggtattaaaagGCAAGATTGAATCAAGAACCAGGGCTCATGACACTATGAACACGGATCACATGTTCATCCTCTTCACTCACGCTTTGATTTTGGTATGCCGCATATTAACACGTTTTAATTCAAACTATCCATATATTTGGACTCTTGATATAGTTTAAGGAGGTTTTGAATCATTATACTGAAGTTTT
The sequence above is a segment of the Vicia villosa cultivar HV-30 ecotype Madison, WI unplaced genomic scaffold, Vvil1.0 ctg.000864F_1_1, whole genome shotgun sequence genome. Coding sequences within it:
- the LOC131631821 gene encoding uncharacterized protein LOC131631821, producing the protein MLAGSIGQIPQANAGNRNGDDDEYRALGRFQRNNPLVFEGEHEPDKAQAWLKAIEKIFRVMNCTDAQRVQFGTHMLEKEAEDWWNNTLQRFEEDGIEVTWDLFRDVFLENYFPEDCRGKKEVEFLELKQGNGTVAVYAAKFQELIKYCPHYNTANAERSKCLKFVNGLRHDIKKAIGYQQITRFTELVNKSRIYDEDSRESASIYKSLKGKNQDRGKPYDDKRKQAGFGKKPSWGGSSTSPKCFKCGVEGHKAAECKKEVTTCFKCGKYGHIATNCRGGSNVTCFNCGEKGHVSTKCDKPKKEQAKGKVFALSGAGATTDERLIQGSGV